The following coding sequences lie in one Halomonas sp. 'Soap Lake #6' genomic window:
- the xseA gene encoding exodeoxyribonuclease VII large subunit gives MPEMPQTLSVSQLNQRARQTLERDVGEVWVEGELSNVSRPASGHIYFTLKDDRAQIRCALFRQRARFVSAPMRDGDQVKLRGRVSLFEPRGDYQLIAEAVQAAGLGELLAAFERLKAQLEGEGVFANARPLPFPPRKILILSSATGAAIRDVLAVLEARWPLADVTLIPVPVQGVEAAPAMISALALLNRQARLDPEQDVILITRGGGSLEDLWAFNNEHLARAIFHSRLPVMSAVGHEVDVTLADFAADVRAPTPSAAAERLVPDQHTLTRQLEQLGNRLHRAMQARLERDSQRLDTLRARLRHPGEQLEHQRKHLTTLSQRLQRAMQQTLTQQKAQVIQLERRLSSQDMARLHRAEQEYVDQLQRRLGKAMQRTLEVRQARLNSAARELNAISPLAVLGRGYAIAQDEKGQVIRRADDTQPGQKLKLKLGEGRLSVEVKRRLKSGV, from the coding sequence ATGCCCGAAATGCCCCAAACACTCTCCGTTAGTCAGTTAAATCAGCGTGCTAGGCAAACCCTGGAGCGCGATGTGGGTGAGGTATGGGTGGAAGGTGAGCTTTCTAATGTTTCCCGCCCGGCGTCGGGGCACATCTACTTCACCTTAAAAGATGACCGAGCACAAATCCGCTGCGCGCTGTTTCGTCAGCGGGCGCGGTTTGTTTCTGCCCCCATGCGCGATGGCGATCAGGTCAAACTGCGTGGGCGTGTTTCCCTGTTTGAGCCACGCGGCGACTACCAACTGATTGCGGAAGCAGTGCAAGCAGCGGGCCTCGGAGAGCTATTAGCAGCATTTGAACGCCTAAAAGCACAGTTAGAAGGTGAAGGCGTGTTTGCCAATGCCCGCCCCCTGCCCTTTCCGCCGCGCAAGATTCTGATTTTAAGCTCGGCGACCGGCGCCGCCATTCGCGATGTACTAGCGGTGCTGGAAGCGCGCTGGCCACTGGCGGATGTAACACTGATCCCAGTGCCGGTACAGGGAGTAGAAGCAGCACCAGCGATGATATCGGCACTGGCACTCCTCAACCGCCAAGCTCGGCTAGACCCCGAGCAAGATGTAATTTTGATAACCCGGGGTGGCGGCAGCTTGGAAGACCTGTGGGCATTTAATAACGAGCATCTGGCACGGGCGATTTTTCACTCCCGACTGCCGGTGATGTCCGCAGTGGGCCACGAAGTGGACGTTACTCTGGCGGATTTTGCAGCGGATGTTCGCGCCCCCACACCGTCGGCAGCCGCTGAGCGCTTAGTACCAGACCAACACACCCTAACGCGCCAACTGGAGCAGCTCGGAAACCGGCTACACCGTGCCATGCAAGCCCGTTTAGAGCGCGACAGCCAGCGGCTGGATACCCTGCGCGCTCGGCTACGCCACCCCGGCGAGCAACTTGAGCACCAGCGCAAACATTTAACCACGCTAAGCCAACGCTTGCAGCGCGCTATGCAGCAAACGCTCACCCAGCAAAAAGCTCAGGTGATACAGCTGGAAAGACGTTTATCCAGCCAGGACATGGCGCGTTTGCACCGCGCCGAGCAGGAGTATGTTGACCAACTACAGCGCCGCTTGGGCAAAGCTATGCAGCGCACGCTTGAGGTTCGTCAGGCTCGGCTAAATAGCGCTGCTCGAGAGCTAAATGCTATCAGCCCACTGGCGGTTTTAGGCCGCGGTTACGCTATCGCTCAGGATGAGAAAGGCCAAGTTATCCGCCGGGCCGACGATACCCAGCCCGGCCAGAAGCTTAAATTGAAGCTCGGTGAAGGCAGGTTGAGCGTGGAAGTTAAGCGGCGTCTAAAGTCCGGGGTTTAA